In Penaeus monodon isolate SGIC_2016 chromosome 7, NSTDA_Pmon_1, whole genome shotgun sequence, the following are encoded in one genomic region:
- the LOC119575137 gene encoding oplophorus-luciferin 2-monooxygenase non-catalytic subunit-like, giving the protein MMYLRVTKTLLAGLLLAALEPASCRYTSRVRVPDPDKPMTRDWPCPSAVDIDPCICESDEYYNLIMDCSNVIDEMELFRVFEAAFPFEDILELVITQDPLDPHHNIRMLQEKVFGPITFERIRITGTKMAEVHEEAFVKSHDFLTYLNLANNQLRSFPFETLVSYTKLDTLLFDNNNFTDLFSIESPSLHTLSVSGNHRLLFDLDVFTKAPALTAIYMANIDLDELPPNLFSTLENIKTISLEDNYLKALPEFAFNPVKDTMTQLILNGNLLNNIYHDSIHGMAGHGFLSMVRNKMEYLESDIWQPIFDQAINGSINLAGNPLVCGCDIAWLMLADEDRYLRVLTETTTCNEGTVVHSLDKQYFVEHCPTVLH; this is encoded by the exons ATGATGTATCTCCGAGTGACAAAGACACTGCTTGCGGGGCTGCTGCTGGCGGCGCTAGAGCCTGCCTCCTGTAGGTACACCAGCAGGGTAAGAGTTCCTGACCCAGACAAGCCCATGACGCGGGACTGGCCGTGCCCTTCTGCCGTCGACATCGATCCTTGCATCTGCGAATCCGACGAGTACTACAACCTGATCATGGATTGCTCAAATGTGATCGACGAGATGGAACTTTTCCGCGTCTTCGAGGCTGCTTTCCCTTTCGAAGACATCCTGGAGCTGGTTATCACCCAGGACCCGCTGGATCCTCACCACAATATCAGGATGCTCCAGGAGAAGGTCTTTGGCCCCATCACCTTCGAGCGGATCCGCATAACGGGCACCAAGATGGCCGAGGTGCACGAGGAGGCTTTCGTGAAGTCCCATGACTTTTTGACTTACCTCAACCTCGCCAACAACCAACTGCGTTCCTTCCCCTTCGAAACACTGGTGTCCTACACAAAGTTAGACACTCTTCTCTTCGATAATAATAACTTCACAGATCTCTTCAGCATCGAAAGTCCATCCTTGCACACTCTTAGTGTCAGTGGCAACCACCGTCTCCTGTTCGATTTAGACGTCTTCACCAAAGCTCCCGCTCTGACGGCGATCTACATGGCCAATATCGACCTTGACGAGCTTCCTCCTAATCTCTTCTCGACTCTGGAGAACATAAAAACCATCAGCCTTGAGGATAACTACTTAAAGGCCCTTCCGGAATTTGCTTTTAATCCTGTTAAGGACACAATGACGCAACTTATTCTCAACGGGAACCTTCTGAACAATATTTATCACGATTCTATCCACG GAATGGCTGGCCACGGTTTCCTCAGCATGGTTAGAAACAAAATGGAATACCTGGAGTCCGATATTTGGCAGCCCATCTTCGATCAAGCGATCAACGGTTCAATCAACTTGGCCG GTAATCCCCTCGTGTGCGGCTGCGACATCGCCTGGCTGATGCTGGCCGATGAGGACCGTTACCTGCGGGTGCTCACGGAGACCACCACCTGCAACGAGGGCACGGTGGTTCACTCGCTCGACAAGCAGTACTTCGTTGAACATTGCCCCACGGTCCTCCACTAG
- the LOC119575138 gene encoding oplophorus-luciferin 2-monooxygenase non-catalytic subunit-like, producing the protein MASLLLAVLLGLFAARPASSVIRIRPEPPVPRNWPCPSAEEIDPCICEADTDLNLNLNCSGVIDDAELARVFSALFPFDDFQSFTIIQNRGDATHNIRNLESGVFGDITFEYVNIMGTKIQTISENVFLKSHDRLKHLALSGNLISNFPFETLSSFLKLETFAIDDNMISLLPNLESDSLISFSINENVNLKFDIDVFTKVPNLQSISMKSISLLSLSPGMFTSQTTLTTLRLDNNLLTELKENAIDPLNSRLKELSFAGNRINEVTHDAIHGMVDGSHLSFASNLIQTLPVEIWKGIFSQVSPDGIIDLSDNPLECGCDIKWLMIDYKDDYLHLLSRESACNSGEFVSDLNPDFFDKFC; encoded by the exons ATGGCGTCTCTCCTCTTGGCCGTGCTGCTGGGGCTGTTCGCGGCTCGCCCTGCTTCGTCTGTGATTCGAATCCGCCCCGAGCCGCCGGTTCCCCGCAATTGGCCTTGTCCGTCAGCCGAGGAAATTGACCCTTGTATCTGCGAGGCGGATACTGATCTGAACCTGAACCTGAACTGTTCAGGTGTGATTGACGATGCCGAGCTGGCACGAGTATTTTCGGCTCTGTTTCCATTCGATGATTTTCAGAGTTTCACTATCATTCAAAACAGAGGGGATGCTACACATAATATAAGAAACCTCGAGTCAGGCGTTTTTGGGGACATTACTTTCGAGTATGTGAACATCATGGGCACCAAAATCCAGACTATTAGCGAAAACGTTTTCCTGAAATCCCATGACAGACTTAAACATCTTGCTTTGTCTGGTAATTTAATTAGCAATTTTCCTTTTGAAACTCTCTCATCTTTTTTGAAACTTGAAACATTTGCCATCGACGACAATATGATAAGTCTGCTCCCAAATCTAGAATCAGATTCCCTGATTTCTTTTAGCATAAATGAGAATGTAAATCTGAAATTCGACATTGATGTGTTCACAAAGGTTCCGAATCTGCAGTCGATTTCCATGAAAAGCATCAGCCTCTTGTCTCTTTCACCCGGGATGTTTACATCGCAAACGACTCTCACAACGCTCAGGCTGGATAACAATTTACTGACGGAACTGAAAGAAAATGCTATTGATCCCTTGAACTCGCGACTCAAAGAACTCTCGTTTGCTGGCAACAGAATCAATGAAGTCACGCACGATGCAATTCACG GGATGGTTGACGGTTCCCACCTGTCTTTCGCTAGCAACCTTATCCAAACACTCCCAGTCGAGATCTGGAAAGGCATTTTCAGCCAGGTGTCGCCAGACGGAATCATCGACTTAAGTG ACAATCCTCTGGAATGCGGCTGTGACATCAAGTGGCTTATGATCGACTATAAAGACGATTACCTGCATCTGTTGTCCCGCGAGTCGGCCTGCAACAGCGGAGAATTCGTTAGCGATTTAAATCCCGATTTCTTCGATAAATTTTGCTGA